In a single window of the Halobaculum lipolyticum genome:
- a CDS encoding aspartate aminotransferase family protein, which yields MDRDTAEVEVTRMPGERAREWASYHREVAATTTYVYDFVWDITEEAEGPFCTDVDGNVLLDFTSHVAAAPLGYNNPKIMEPMAEFDMVDPTKIAGQDFYVSDGAAPGESALPGPADLMHELTDRTSHYGLDTVFLSNSGAEAVENAIKICYDASDGGKYGVTFDGAFHGRTLGALSLNRSKSVYRKKYPEVPGVHDVPYCDDRACSPETCSCGFFVDDGDTSILREKLDPKTGHVNPEETSYIIMEPIQGEGGYRFPSESFMQEVADLAAEHDIPLVADEIQSGMGRTGELWGSDHYPVEPDVITGAKGMRVGATIANEDTFPDERARLSSTWGAGDIVSSALGVFTLRAIDEYDLLDNAVVRGEQFKETVRDAALPGVADVRGKGLMLAVEFESADLRDAVQEAALKRGLLTLACGSKVIRALPPLDVTEREIDIGARLLIEAARDAN from the coding sequence ATGGATAGAGACACCGCCGAAGTCGAGGTGACGCGGATGCCCGGCGAGCGGGCCCGCGAGTGGGCGTCGTACCACCGGGAGGTCGCCGCGACGACGACGTACGTGTACGACTTCGTGTGGGACATCACCGAGGAGGCGGAGGGACCGTTCTGCACCGACGTCGACGGCAACGTGTTGCTCGATTTCACCTCCCACGTCGCCGCGGCGCCGCTCGGCTACAACAACCCGAAGATCATGGAGCCGATGGCCGAGTTCGACATGGTCGACCCGACGAAGATCGCCGGCCAGGACTTCTACGTCTCCGACGGCGCCGCCCCCGGCGAGTCGGCCCTCCCCGGGCCGGCGGACCTGATGCACGAGTTGACCGACCGCACGAGCCACTACGGGCTGGACACGGTGTTCCTCTCGAACTCCGGCGCGGAGGCCGTCGAGAACGCGATCAAGATCTGTTACGACGCCAGCGACGGCGGGAAGTACGGCGTCACCTTCGACGGCGCGTTCCACGGCCGCACGCTCGGCGCGCTGTCGCTGAACCGCTCGAAGTCGGTGTACCGCAAGAAGTACCCCGAGGTGCCCGGCGTCCACGACGTCCCGTACTGCGACGACCGCGCGTGCTCGCCCGAGACGTGCTCGTGCGGCTTCTTCGTCGACGACGGCGACACGTCGATCCTCCGCGAGAAACTCGACCCGAAAACGGGCCACGTCAACCCCGAGGAGACGTCCTACATCATCATGGAGCCGATCCAGGGCGAGGGCGGCTACCGGTTCCCCTCGGAGTCGTTCATGCAGGAGGTCGCCGACCTCGCCGCCGAACACGACATCCCGCTGGTCGCCGACGAAATCCAGTCGGGCATGGGCCGCACCGGCGAGCTGTGGGGGTCGGACCACTACCCCGTCGAGCCGGACGTGATCACCGGCGCGAAGGGGATGCGCGTCGGCGCGACCATCGCCAACGAGGACACCTTCCCGGACGAGCGCGCCCGCCTCTCGTCGACGTGGGGCGCCGGCGACATCGTCTCCTCGGCGCTGGGCGTGTTCACGCTGCGCGCCATCGACGAGTACGACCTGCTGGACAACGCCGTCGTCCGCGGCGAGCAGTTCAAAGAGACCGTGCGCGACGCCGCCCTCCCGGGCGTGGCCGACGTGCGCGGCAAGGGGCTGATGCTCGCGGTCGAGTTCGAGTCCGCGGACCTGCGCGACGCCGTCCAGGAGGCGGCGCTGAAGCGCGGCCTGCTCACGCTCGCGTGCGGGAGCAAGGTGATCCGGGCGCTCCCGCCGCTCGACGTGACCGAACGCGAGATCGACATCGGCGCGCGACTGCTGATCGAGGCAGCGCGGGACGCGAACTGA
- a CDS encoding AI-2E family transporter, producing MVLSDIDWSRTAWWGVGAALAAALVFVVYSFVGTFVFGVFIYYATRPIYNRLRRRIPQRSVAAGVSLFALVLPALLLVGYALLIVANQVQQLDIAANGYLDQLPIDPADLPTVADPAALAELDWEQYVTADTLSGAMGSLSGAFDTVAIVGTAAIHLFVMLAIAFYLLRDGAKLGRYLVQFTDQAGVIDAYGLAVDRDLKSIFFGNILNAIVTGTIGVIVYSVLNVFAPEGGAIPAAALVGLLAGVASLIPIVGMKLVYIPVVIFMAVRAIANDVTGGLVFVLAFAVASLVIVDTIPDLVLRPYVSGRSLHVGAVMLAYTLGPLMFGWYGIFLMPLLLVLVVHFVRIVLPELLAGEPIKPFAVDPSHLTDEVQVVADSGEPGPVGSGDGAPEGE from the coding sequence ATGGTCCTCTCCGACATCGACTGGTCGCGCACGGCGTGGTGGGGCGTCGGCGCCGCCCTCGCGGCAGCCCTGGTGTTCGTCGTCTACTCGTTCGTCGGCACGTTCGTCTTCGGCGTGTTCATCTACTACGCGACCAGACCCATCTACAACCGCCTCCGCCGTCGCATCCCCCAACGGAGCGTCGCCGCGGGGGTGTCGCTGTTCGCGTTGGTGCTCCCCGCGCTGTTGCTCGTCGGGTACGCCCTCCTCATCGTCGCCAACCAGGTCCAACAGCTGGACATCGCCGCGAACGGCTACCTCGATCAGCTCCCGATCGACCCCGCCGACCTGCCCACGGTCGCCGACCCCGCGGCGCTGGCCGAACTCGACTGGGAGCAGTACGTCACCGCCGACACGCTGTCGGGGGCGATGGGGTCGCTCTCGGGCGCGTTCGACACCGTCGCCATCGTCGGCACCGCCGCCATCCACCTGTTCGTGATGTTGGCGATCGCGTTCTACCTCCTGCGCGACGGCGCGAAGCTGGGACGCTACCTCGTCCAGTTCACGGACCAGGCGGGCGTCATCGACGCCTACGGGCTGGCGGTCGACCGCGACCTCAAGTCGATCTTCTTCGGCAACATCCTCAACGCCATCGTCACCGGCACCATCGGCGTCATCGTCTACTCGGTGCTCAACGTGTTCGCGCCCGAGGGCGGGGCGATCCCGGCGGCCGCGCTCGTCGGCCTGCTCGCGGGCGTCGCCAGCCTGATCCCGATCGTCGGCATGAAACTCGTGTACATCCCGGTGGTGATCTTCATGGCGGTGCGCGCGATCGCCAACGACGTCACCGGGGGGCTGGTGTTCGTGCTCGCGTTCGCGGTCGCCTCGCTCGTCATCGTCGACACCATCCCCGACCTCGTGCTCCGCCCGTACGTGTCGGGCCGGTCGCTCCACGTCGGCGCCGTGATGCTCGCGTACACCCTCGGCCCGCTCATGTTCGGCTGGTACGGGATCTTCCTGATGCCGCTGCTGCTCGTGCTCGTCGTCCACTTCGTCAGGATCGTGCTGCCCGAACTGCTGGCGGGCGAACCGATCAAGCCGTTCGCCGTCGACCCCAGCCACCTCACCGACGAGGTGCAGGTCGTCGCCGACTCCGGGGAGCCGGGACCGGTCGGTTCCGGCGACGGTGCCCCCGAGGGCGAGTGA
- a CDS encoding PadR family transcriptional regulator, with amino-acid sequence MYDLTGFQRDLLYVIAGQDEPHGLAIKEELEDYYEKEIHHGRLYPNLDTLVEKGLVEKGERDRRTNYYTLTRRGRREIDARRDWESQYVDGDDGEA; translated from the coding sequence ATGTACGACCTGACCGGATTCCAACGGGATCTGCTGTACGTGATCGCGGGACAGGACGAGCCGCACGGGCTGGCGATCAAAGAGGAGTTGGAGGACTACTACGAGAAGGAGATCCACCACGGCCGCCTCTACCCCAACCTCGACACGCTCGTCGAGAAGGGACTCGTCGAGAAGGGCGAGCGCGACCGCCGGACGAACTACTACACCCTCACCCGGCGCGGGCGACGCGAGATCGACGCCCGGCGCGACTGGGAGTCGCAGTACGTCGACGGCGACGACGGCGAGGCGTAG
- a CDS encoding amphi-Trp domain-containing protein, with protein sequence MPETVLFETESRHDRHEIAAHLRAVADKLDDDGEVTLAGGGESLTMQVPASATFEVKAERETGSGPDELSVEFEIEWNEGDETGGADAGLSIE encoded by the coding sequence ATGCCCGAGACCGTGCTGTTCGAGACCGAATCGCGCCACGACCGCCACGAGATCGCCGCCCACCTGCGCGCGGTCGCCGACAAACTCGACGACGACGGGGAGGTGACGCTGGCCGGCGGCGGGGAGTCGCTCACGATGCAGGTGCCGGCGTCGGCGACGTTCGAGGTGAAGGCCGAACGCGAGACCGGCTCGGGTCCGGACGAACTCAGCGTCGAGTTCGAGATCGAGTGGAACGAGGGCGACGAGACGGGCGGCGCGGACGCGGGACTCAGTATCGAGTGA
- the coxB gene encoding cytochrome c oxidase subunit II codes for MTRTRLGSLLVGLAGLALLATPVAAQPSTTAGLINDLNGRLLYVAIPITILVEVILIYTVLKFKDSDEAAPTRENRRLEITWTVATAIVLLFVGAASYGVMADPDVTFTGGPDEIDASQGDVHVQTVAYQWNWRMNYETSNITELTAGDLDTNAIPQAEGLEGPVIVVPAGQDLYFTTASDDVLHGFAVPELGLKQDAIPGQENTIKTVANEPGVYQGYCTEYCGVAHSNMYFSVVVVEQDTYDAFVDRQTSTSDGNASAALAAPSAPALGA; via the coding sequence ATGACGCGTACGCGATTGGGGAGCCTGCTGGTCGGGCTCGCCGGACTGGCGCTGTTGGCGACGCCGGTCGCGGCGCAGCCGTCGACGACCGCCGGACTCATCAACGACCTGAACGGGCGGCTGCTGTACGTGGCGATCCCGATCACGATCCTCGTCGAGGTCATTCTCATCTACACCGTCCTGAAGTTCAAGGACAGCGACGAGGCCGCGCCGACGCGGGAGAACCGGCGCCTCGAGATCACGTGGACGGTCGCGACGGCCATCGTCCTCCTGTTCGTCGGCGCCGCCTCCTACGGCGTGATGGCCGACCCGGACGTCACGTTCACCGGCGGGCCGGACGAGATCGACGCCTCCCAGGGCGACGTCCACGTCCAGACGGTCGCCTACCAGTGGAACTGGCGGATGAACTACGAGACGTCGAACATCACCGAGTTGACCGCCGGCGACCTCGACACGAACGCGATACCGCAAGCCGAGGGGCTCGAAGGACCGGTGATCGTCGTGCCCGCGGGGCAGGACCTCTACTTCACCACCGCCTCCGACGACGTGCTCCACGGCTTCGCGGTGCCCGAACTGGGCCTGAAGCAGGACGCCATCCCCGGCCAGGAGAACACGATCAAGACGGTCGCCAACGAGCCGGGCGTCTACCAGGGCTACTGTACGGAGTACTGTGGCGTCGCCCACTCGAACATGTACTTCAGCGTCGTCGTGGTCGAGCAGGACACCTACGACGCGTTCGTCGACCGCCAGACGAGCACCTCGGACGGCAACGCCAGCGCCGCGCTCGCGGCGCCCTCCGCGCCCGCCCTCGGCGCGTAA
- a CDS encoding class I SAM-dependent methyltransferase, whose product MNDRDPRVAKHYDELAGYWEQVAESPSKAELLWPAIDAMLPDLAGRRVLDAGCGSGDWSAELVDRGANVLGVDVSEQMVRVAEQRVPDAEFVRTDLEDGIDHVADDSFDVVLCQHVFSHVGDLTTPLSEFARVLADGGDLVVSTHNPVHDYLVVRDESYPSVDDESDTEARVETGPGSPSYAETERYDITWNPGDDANRATYYRRPIEGLLSPLIAAGFEIREVREPTPDGSFARAYPEIAETLRRLPATSICLRATH is encoded by the coding sequence GTGAACGACCGAGACCCCCGCGTCGCCAAACACTACGACGAACTCGCCGGCTACTGGGAGCAGGTCGCCGAGTCGCCGTCGAAAGCGGAGCTCCTCTGGCCGGCCATCGACGCGATGCTCCCGGACCTCGCCGGCCGGCGCGTTCTCGACGCCGGGTGTGGTTCGGGGGACTGGTCGGCCGAACTCGTCGACCGCGGCGCCAACGTCCTCGGTGTCGACGTGAGCGAACAGATGGTTCGGGTCGCGGAGCAACGAGTTCCGGACGCGGAGTTCGTGCGGACCGACCTCGAAGACGGGATCGATCACGTCGCCGACGACAGTTTCGACGTCGTCCTCTGCCAGCACGTGTTCTCCCACGTGGGCGATCTGACCACGCCGCTCTCGGAGTTCGCTCGCGTGCTGGCGGACGGCGGCGACCTCGTCGTCTCCACCCATAACCCGGTCCACGACTACCTCGTCGTTCGGGACGAATCGTACCCGTCGGTCGACGACGAGTCGGACACGGAGGCGAGAGTGGAGACCGGGCCAGGGTCGCCGAGCTACGCCGAGACGGAACGCTACGACATCACTTGGAATCCGGGCGACGACGCAAACCGCGCCACCTACTACCGACGGCCCATCGAGGGCCTGCTCTCGCCGTTGATCGCCGCAGGGTTCGAGATTCGAGAGGTGCGGGAACCAACGCCGGACGGTTCCTTCGCGCGAGCGTACCCCGAGATAGCCGAGACGCTTCGCCGGCTGCCGGCGACGTCGATCTGTCTGCGAGCGACCCACTAA
- a CDS encoding heme o synthase: MGVYLLLVVGATTAVTDAAASCAAWPACGDGFALPSDVAGWVALGHRAVAFLVGLLVLATGAAAWRARPDRRVRAALAVSFLLYPVESVLGAYVAVEGTRTLAVVAGVPVTLSALHLAGGLVVFGGLLAALAWELEARTGDPDEDPSASPAPEPAADPVDTGPRPEIPAWGEEPLARARMTAAAYFRLMKPRLMWLLCLVASASMALAGGSGLSVPVVAATLTAGALSIGASGTFNHVLERDVDRRMQRTSDRPLAVDLVSVRNAVAFGLLLAAVSVGLFAWVNLLAAVLGLVAIVFYSVVYTLVLKPNTVQNTVIGGAAGALPALIGWAAVTGEIGLGGVALALFIFLWTPAHFYNLALAYKDDYERGGFPMMPVVRGETATRRHIVWYFGATLAVGAAMVGLGRLDWLYAFAGVVVGAVFLWAIVRLHYERDESAAFRAFHASNAYLGVVLLAVVVDALAV, translated from the coding sequence ATGGGCGTCTACCTGCTGCTCGTGGTCGGCGCGACCACGGCGGTCACGGACGCCGCCGCCTCCTGTGCCGCGTGGCCCGCCTGCGGCGACGGCTTCGCGCTCCCGAGCGACGTCGCCGGCTGGGTGGCGCTGGGCCACCGCGCGGTCGCGTTCCTCGTCGGTCTCCTCGTGCTCGCGACCGGCGCGGCCGCGTGGCGTGCGCGCCCCGACCGACGGGTCCGCGCCGCGCTCGCGGTCTCGTTCCTCCTGTACCCCGTCGAATCCGTCCTCGGCGCGTACGTCGCGGTCGAGGGCACCCGGACGCTGGCGGTCGTCGCCGGCGTCCCGGTGACGCTGTCGGCGCTGCACCTCGCGGGCGGACTCGTCGTGTTCGGCGGCCTGCTCGCGGCGCTGGCGTGGGAGCTGGAAGCCCGGACGGGCGACCCGGACGAGGACCCGTCCGCGTCGCCCGCCCCGGAGCCGGCGGCCGACCCCGTCGACACCGGACCCCGCCCGGAGATCCCCGCGTGGGGCGAGGAGCCGCTCGCCCGCGCACGCATGACGGCGGCCGCCTACTTCCGGCTGATGAAGCCCCGGCTGATGTGGCTGCTGTGTCTCGTCGCCAGCGCGTCGATGGCGCTGGCCGGCGGCAGCGGCCTGTCGGTGCCGGTCGTCGCCGCGACGCTGACGGCGGGCGCGCTCTCCATCGGCGCCTCCGGCACGTTCAACCACGTCCTCGAACGCGACGTCGACCGCCGGATGCAGCGCACCAGCGACCGCCCGCTCGCCGTCGACCTCGTCTCCGTGCGCAACGCCGTCGCCTTCGGCCTGTTGCTCGCCGCGGTCTCGGTCGGGCTGTTCGCGTGGGTGAACCTGCTCGCTGCCGTGCTCGGGCTGGTCGCGATCGTGTTCTACTCGGTCGTCTACACGCTCGTGTTGAAGCCGAACACCGTGCAGAACACCGTCATCGGCGGCGCCGCCGGCGCGCTCCCGGCGCTCATCGGCTGGGCCGCGGTCACCGGCGAGATCGGACTGGGCGGCGTCGCGCTCGCGCTGTTCATCTTCCTGTGGACGCCCGCGCACTTCTACAACCTCGCGCTCGCGTACAAGGACGACTACGAGCGCGGCGGCTTCCCGATGATGCCCGTCGTCCGCGGCGAGACGGCGACCCGCCGGCACATCGTCTGGTACTTCGGCGCGACGCTCGCCGTCGGCGCGGCGATGGTCGGGCTGGGCCGCCTCGACTGGCTGTACGCGTTCGCGGGCGTCGTCGTCGGCGCGGTGTTCCTGTGGGCCATCGTCCGGCTCCACTACGAGCGCGACGAGTCGGCCGCCTTCCGCGCGTTCCACGCCTCGAACGCCTACCTCGGGGTCGTCCTGTTGGCCGTCGTCGTCGACGCGCTCGCGGTGTGA
- a CDS encoding DUF7546 family protein yields MSARTFSVSAGPLDVAVSRRELQVAALVVNLELLAVFAYFALTNATLSSPLFTLYGLVWVNLALVVFARYRPPAAEARTRRRALVVAGGYALLLAVFGGVVGVAPPGTEPGVSVAMLPPGWGPATVVNVGVAAAVLMPAKVLGYAALAYLLYGTVVDAASAGVAGVLGLFSCVSCSLPILVGAATAVVGGGGFVVAAVGGIGYGPSTLVFATTVALLWWRPGFGLLR; encoded by the coding sequence ATGAGCGCCCGCACGTTCTCCGTCTCGGCCGGTCCCCTCGACGTCGCCGTCTCCCGCCGCGAGCTACAGGTCGCGGCGCTGGTCGTGAACCTCGAACTCCTCGCCGTGTTCGCGTACTTCGCGCTCACGAACGCGACGCTCTCCTCGCCGCTGTTCACCCTGTACGGACTCGTCTGGGTGAACCTCGCGCTCGTCGTGTTCGCGCGCTACCGGCCGCCCGCGGCGGAGGCACGCACTCGCCGCCGGGCGCTCGTCGTCGCCGGCGGCTACGCGCTCCTGTTGGCGGTGTTCGGGGGCGTCGTCGGCGTCGCCCCGCCCGGCACCGAGCCGGGGGTGTCGGTGGCGATGCTCCCGCCGGGGTGGGGTCCCGCGACCGTCGTCAACGTCGGCGTCGCCGCCGCGGTGTTGATGCCGGCGAAGGTGCTCGGCTACGCCGCGCTCGCGTACCTGCTGTACGGCACGGTGGTCGACGCCGCGAGCGCGGGAGTGGCGGGCGTGCTCGGGCTGTTCTCCTGTGTCTCCTGCTCGCTGCCGATCCTCGTCGGCGCGGCGACCGCGGTCGTCGGCGGCGGGGGGTTCGTCGTCGCGGCCGTCGGCGGCATCGGCTACGGTCCCTCGACGCTGGTGTTCGCGACGACAGTCGCCCTGCTGTGGTGGCGGCCGGGGTTCGGCCTCCTGCGGTAA
- a CDS encoding helix-turn-helix domain-containing protein, with translation MLIAQYTIDHPFLRRTLRTVSGLDLEWEDSYTDEDGRMRLTGWLHGVTPDVLDPAIDADPTVAARSLLTESRGRLLYRLDFADDYRSVSTRTVIAEVGGVNERITADDDGWHFTTRFPDRTALEHVYDFCRRADIAFELDRIYQHSGLYTADEGSLTAVQRETLVAAVETGYLDVPRGASLADLGERLGVSESATSERFRRGVKRLVSETLVE, from the coding sequence ATGTTAATCGCACAGTACACGATCGACCACCCGTTCCTGCGGCGGACGCTGCGGACGGTGTCCGGGCTGGATCTGGAGTGGGAGGACTCGTACACGGACGAGGACGGACGGATGCGGCTGACCGGGTGGCTGCACGGCGTCACCCCCGACGTCCTCGACCCGGCGATCGACGCCGACCCGACGGTCGCCGCCCGGTCGCTCCTGACGGAGTCGCGGGGACGGCTGCTGTACCGGCTCGACTTCGCCGACGACTACCGGAGCGTGAGCACGCGGACGGTCATCGCGGAGGTCGGCGGGGTCAACGAACGGATCACGGCCGACGACGACGGGTGGCACTTCACGACCCGCTTCCCCGACCGCACCGCGCTGGAGCACGTGTACGACTTCTGCCGCCGCGCCGACATCGCGTTCGAACTCGACAGGATCTACCAGCACTCGGGGCTGTACACGGCCGACGAGGGATCGCTCACGGCCGTCCAACGGGAGACGCTGGTCGCGGCCGTGGAGACGGGCTACCTCGACGTCCCGCGCGGGGCGTCGCTGGCCGACCTCGGCGAGCGCCTCGGCGTCTCCGAGAGCGCGACCTCCGAGCGGTTCCGCCGTGGGGTCAAGCGGCTGGTGAGCGAAACGCTCGTCGAGTGA
- a CDS encoding DUF7344 domain-containing protein has protein sequence MYEPTRPDPQGGEAVLDELLSALADATRRAVVEHFRHTGRRVATTAELADELARDATAVERDRLDATLHHTALPKLDAAGVLAYDPASRTARYRGEELSEPVRRLVASLETVATV, from the coding sequence ATGTACGAACCGACCCGACCCGACCCGCAGGGGGGCGAGGCGGTGCTCGACGAACTCCTCTCGGCGCTCGCGGACGCCACGCGTCGGGCCGTCGTCGAACACTTCCGGCACACCGGTCGGCGCGTCGCGACGACCGCGGAGCTGGCCGACGAACTCGCGCGGGACGCGACGGCGGTCGAGCGCGACCGGCTGGACGCGACACTGCACCACACGGCGCTACCCAAACTCGACGCCGCGGGGGTGCTGGCGTACGACCCGGCCTCGCGGACCGCCCGGTACCGCGGGGAGGAACTGAGCGAGCCGGTCCGCCGACTGGTCGCGAGTCTGGAGACGGTCGCGACAGTGTAG
- a CDS encoding ABC transporter ATP-binding protein: protein MNDATVVRAVDARKAYDGTVALDGVSLDVREGEVFGLIGPNGAGKTTLVRALTGTASAEGTLELFGMPAGDSDRSRVGLLPQEFAPPARLTARELVAYYGGLYDESRPVDDVLADVGLADDADTWYETLSGGQKRRACVATALVNDPDVLFLDEPTTGIDPAGRRALWDLLESLADGGVTVFLTSHSMDEVERLSDRVGLLRGGELVAVGTPAELVAEHGGPARLVVAGPDATAGAAPLREAGFAVEVGADELVLGDVAPADLADAVTALADAGVAYESLTWTEPTLEDVYLRLTGESFEGAFTPGASAVEGADAAGRASGAGDSSDGDATGPAAATEVDR from the coding sequence ATGAACGACGCGACGGTCGTCCGCGCCGTCGATGCCCGGAAGGCGTACGACGGGACGGTCGCGCTCGACGGGGTGTCGCTCGACGTCCGCGAGGGGGAGGTGTTCGGCCTCATCGGTCCCAACGGCGCCGGGAAGACGACGCTCGTCCGCGCGCTCACCGGCACCGCCAGCGCCGAGGGCACCCTCGAACTGTTCGGGATGCCCGCCGGCGACTCCGACCGCTCGCGCGTGGGACTGCTCCCGCAGGAGTTCGCCCCGCCGGCGCGCCTCACCGCCCGCGAACTCGTCGCCTACTACGGCGGCCTGTACGACGAGTCGCGCCCGGTCGACGACGTGCTCGCTGACGTGGGGCTGGCCGACGACGCCGACACGTGGTACGAGACGCTCTCGGGCGGCCAGAAGCGACGCGCCTGCGTCGCCACCGCGCTCGTCAACGACCCGGACGTGCTGTTCCTCGACGAGCCGACCACCGGGATCGACCCCGCGGGCCGCCGGGCGCTGTGGGACCTGCTGGAGTCGCTCGCCGACGGCGGGGTGACGGTGTTCCTGACGAGCCACTCGATGGACGAGGTGGAGCGCCTCAGCGACCGGGTCGGGCTGTTGCGCGGCGGCGAACTGGTCGCGGTGGGGACGCCCGCCGAACTCGTCGCCGAGCACGGCGGCCCGGCGCGGCTGGTCGTCGCCGGTCCCGACGCGACGGCTGGCGCCGCCCCGCTGCGCGAGGCCGGCTTCGCCGTCGAGGTCGGCGCCGACGAACTCGTCCTCGGCGACGTGGCGCCCGCCGACCTCGCCGACGCGGTGACGGCGCTGGCGGACGCCGGCGTCGCCTACGAGTCGCTCACGTGGACCGAGCCGACGCTGGAGGACGTGTACCTCCGGCTCACCGGCGAGTCGTTCGAAGGCGCGTTCACGCCGGGGGCGAGCGCGGTCGAGGGTGCCGACGCCGCCGGCCGCGCGTCCGGCGCCGGGGACTCGTCCGACGGCGACGCGACCGGACCCGCCGCGGCGACGGAGGTGGACCGGTGA
- a CDS encoding ABC transporter permease, translated as MSRVGRVRAETVAAGRSFLRRRTAVFFTFFFPLLLVLIFGVLVRTQPGGGGLFAQPDAYYLPGYLATVVLFTPLSRVGSEIARHRDGHRFEKLATTPLTRGEWLLAHTLVNVGVIGVASLLVFALVTLVTGASIPITADLLLLVPFVVVGVVLFCGVGSMLGRVSDTQDGVIAASNSVALPLLFLSDTFVPPALLPDWFLPVVNLSPLTYFSRGVRALTFETPTGAGLAGLGAAGNLAILTALALVAFGVGAAAVPRGE; from the coding sequence GTGAGTCGCGTCGGGCGGGTCCGGGCGGAGACGGTCGCCGCGGGACGCTCGTTCCTCCGGCGGCGGACGGCGGTGTTCTTCACGTTCTTCTTCCCGCTGCTGCTCGTGTTGATCTTCGGCGTCCTCGTGCGCACCCAGCCGGGCGGCGGCGGGCTGTTCGCCCAGCCGGACGCGTACTACCTGCCGGGCTACCTCGCCACCGTCGTCCTCTTCACGCCCCTGTCGCGTGTCGGCTCGGAGATCGCACGCCACCGGGACGGCCACCGATTCGAGAAGCTGGCGACGACGCCGCTGACACGCGGGGAGTGGCTGCTGGCACACACGCTCGTCAACGTCGGCGTCATCGGCGTCGCCTCGCTGCTGGTGTTCGCGCTCGTCACGCTCGTCACCGGGGCGAGCATCCCGATCACCGCGGATCTGCTGTTGCTCGTCCCGTTCGTCGTCGTGGGCGTCGTGTTGTTCTGCGGCGTCGGCTCGATGCTCGGCCGCGTGTCGGACACCCAAGACGGCGTCATCGCCGCCTCGAACTCGGTGGCGCTGCCGCTGTTGTTCCTCTCTGACACGTTCGTCCCGCCGGCCCTGCTCCCCGACTGGTTCCTCCCGGTCGTGAACCTCTCGCCGCTCACCTACTTCTCGCGGGGGGTGCGCGCGCTCACCTTCGAGACGCCGACCGGCGCGGGGCTGGCGGGGCTGGGCGCGGCCGGCAACCTCGCGATCCTGACGGCGTTGGCGCTCGTGGCGTTCGGCGTCGGCGCGGCCGCGGTGCCGCGGGGGGAGTGA
- a CDS encoding 2-oxo acid dehydrogenase subunit E2, which translates to MRSSREGPGRRDGGERVERPSPRRRATVDYMRAAGRRSVVHGLVEADVTRARERIRAIESETGERPSFTAFVVHCVARAAAEHPSVNAYRDWRGRTHVFDAVDANVLVETTVGGDRLGVPHVLRDANRRSVRSLHEGIRAAQAARDPTDLSLAAAAALRLPGPIRRLVWRLPRWFPRRWTALAGTVAVTSVGMFGPGGGWAIAPTNYTVQATVGGIAEKPRVVDGDVRTRELLALTVTVDHDVVDGAPAARFVDRVVELLEGADGLASWDDDPEAAGDGG; encoded by the coding sequence ATGCGATCCTCCCGCGAGGGACCCGGTCGGCGCGACGGCGGCGAACGGGTGGAGCGCCCCTCCCCGCGTCGTCGCGCGACGGTCGACTACATGCGGGCGGCGGGCCGGCGCAGCGTCGTCCACGGACTGGTCGAGGCCGACGTCACCCGGGCACGCGAGCGGATCCGGGCGATCGAGTCCGAGACGGGCGAGCGGCCGTCGTTCACCGCGTTCGTCGTCCACTGCGTCGCGCGGGCGGCCGCCGAGCACCCGTCGGTGAACGCGTATCGGGACTGGCGCGGCCGGACGCACGTGTTCGACGCCGTCGACGCGAACGTGCTCGTGGAGACGACGGTCGGCGGCGACCGGCTGGGGGTCCCCCACGTCCTCCGCGACGCGAACCGGCGGTCGGTGCGGTCGCTCCACGAAGGGATCCGGGCGGCGCAGGCGGCGCGGGACCCGACCGACCTCTCGCTCGCGGCGGCCGCCGCGCTCCGGCTCCCCGGGCCGATCCGGCGGCTCGTCTGGCGGCTCCCGCGGTGGTTCCCCCGGCGGTGGACGGCGCTCGCCGGCACCGTCGCGGTGACCTCGGTCGGGATGTTCGGCCCGGGCGGCGGGTGGGCGATCGCGCCGACGAACTACACCGTGCAGGCGACCGTCGGCGGGATCGCGGAGAAGCCCCGGGTCGTCGACGGCGACGTGAGGACCCGGGAACTGCTCGCCCTGACGGTGACGGTCGACCACGACGTCGTCGACGGCGCCCCCGCCGCCCGCTTCGTCGACCGCGTCGTGGAACTGCTCGAAGGGGCGGACGGTCTCGCGTCGTGGGACGACGACCCCGAGGCGGCCGGTGACGGCGGGTGA